One segment of Clostridium botulinum DNA contains the following:
- a CDS encoding NCS2 family permease yields MKKIFEKNGILDNYFGLTRNNTNVKTEIVAGITTFMTMAYILIVNPSILSAAGMDSGAVFTATALSAVVATMVMGLYAKLPFAQAPGMGLNAFFAFTVVLSMGYSYQFALTAVLLEGIIFILLTLFNVREAIVDSIPENIKKAISVGIGLLIALIGLEGAGIIIHPKDNSTILALGNITSGTALLAIIGIVITGILLAKNIKGALFIGMLATAVIGIPFGITPIPSGIISMPPSISSVLFKFEWHNIFSLDMVIVLFTLLFMDMFDTIGTLVGVTTKAKMLDENGKVPNIKKALFADAIGTTFGACVGTSTVSTFVESASGVAEGGRTGLTAVSTAIMFGLALFFSPIFATITPAVTCCALVLVGLFMIEPIKEINISDFTEAIPAFLTIIMMPLSYSISDGIVFGVISYILLKLFTGKVKDISVTTVVVGLVFIMKFLI; encoded by the coding sequence ATGAAAAAGATATTTGAAAAGAATGGAATATTAGATAATTATTTCGGACTTACAAGAAACAACACAAATGTAAAAACGGAAATCGTAGCAGGTATTACTACATTTATGACAATGGCGTACATATTAATAGTAAATCCATCTATATTATCAGCAGCTGGAATGGATAGTGGAGCTGTATTTACAGCAACAGCATTATCAGCAGTAGTTGCAACAATGGTTATGGGATTATATGCTAAATTACCATTTGCACAAGCCCCTGGTATGGGATTAAATGCTTTCTTTGCATTTACAGTAGTACTTAGTATGGGATATTCATATCAGTTTGCATTAACAGCAGTACTTTTAGAGGGTATTATATTTATATTATTAACTTTATTTAATGTACGTGAGGCAATAGTTGACTCAATACCAGAAAATATTAAAAAAGCAATTTCAGTTGGAATTGGTTTACTTATTGCATTAATTGGACTTGAAGGAGCAGGAATTATAATTCACCCTAAAGATAATTCAACAATTCTTGCACTTGGAAACATAACAAGTGGGACAGCATTACTTGCAATAATAGGAATTGTAATTACAGGGATTCTTTTAGCAAAGAATATAAAAGGTGCTTTATTTATAGGAATGCTTGCAACTGCAGTAATAGGAATTCCTTTTGGAATTACTCCAATTCCTAGTGGAATAATTAGTATGCCACCATCAATTAGTTCGGTTTTATTTAAATTTGAGTGGCATAATATATTTTCTTTAGATATGGTAATTGTATTATTTACATTATTATTTATGGATATGTTTGATACAATAGGAACTTTAGTTGGAGTAACTACGAAAGCAAAGATGCTGGACGAAAATGGAAAAGTTCCAAACATAAAGAAAGCTCTTTTTGCAGATGCAATAGGAACTACATTTGGAGCATGTGTTGGTACTAGTACAGTTAGTACATTCGTAGAAAGTGCATCAGGAGTTGCAGAAGGTGGAAGAACAGGATTAACAGCAGTATCTACTGCAATAATGTTTGGATTGGCATTATTCTTTTCTCCTATCTTTGCAACAATTACTCCAGCAGTTACTTGTTGTGCGTTAGTATTAGTTGGATTATTTATGATTGAACCAATAAAGGAAATAAATATTTCAGATTTTACAGAAGCGATACCAGCATTTTTAACTATAATTATGATGCCGTTATCTTATAGCATATCAGATGGCATAGTATTTGGAGTTATTTCGTACATATTATTAAAGTTGTTTACTGGAAAAGTAAAAGATATAAGTGTAACTACAGTAGTAGTCGGTTTGGTATTTATAATGAAATTCTTAATTTAA